A single Streptomyces mirabilis DNA region contains:
- a CDS encoding LacI family DNA-binding transcriptional regulator, translating into MTRGATDGAVPQGTEGPKGRSRRSFAGARPVMDDVARLAGVSKQTVSRVLNDSPAVRPETREAVVTAMRTLGYRPSRSARSLASGRTRMLGVISFDAARYGPASILTAINSAAQEAGYLVSSIALDTADRDTLVRAVHTLSAEGADGLLAIAPQRWVGRALAEAALDVPLMVLENDLGDDASYVTADSRDGARQATEHLLKLGHGAVHHIAGPTGWLSAERRLEAWRDTLRAAGAEVPEPLIGDWSADSGYALGRRLAGLAEVTAVFASNDQMALGVLRALHEAGRHVPHDVSVVGYDDIPEAAHMLPPLTTVRTDFAATGRRSLQLLLSRIDGSAGPRIDHIEPVRLVVRRSTGPAPRMP; encoded by the coding sequence ATGACCCGAGGTGCCACGGACGGCGCCGTCCCCCAGGGAACCGAGGGCCCCAAGGGACGCAGCCGGCGCAGCTTCGCGGGGGCGCGCCCGGTGATGGACGACGTGGCCCGGCTGGCCGGTGTCTCGAAACAGACGGTCTCCCGGGTGCTCAACGACAGTCCCGCGGTGCGGCCCGAGACCCGGGAGGCGGTCGTGACCGCCATGCGCACGCTCGGCTACCGGCCGAGCCGCAGCGCGCGTTCCCTGGCCAGTGGCAGGACGCGGATGCTCGGGGTGATCTCGTTCGACGCGGCGCGCTACGGGCCCGCCTCCATCCTCACCGCGATCAACTCCGCCGCCCAGGAGGCCGGTTATCTGGTCAGCTCCATCGCCCTCGACACGGCCGACCGGGACACCCTGGTGCGCGCCGTGCACACGCTGTCGGCCGAGGGGGCGGACGGCCTGCTCGCCATCGCACCGCAGCGCTGGGTGGGCAGGGCCCTGGCGGAGGCGGCGCTCGACGTCCCCCTGATGGTCCTGGAGAACGACCTCGGGGACGACGCGTCCTACGTCACCGCGGACTCCCGCGACGGGGCACGCCAGGCCACCGAGCACCTGCTGAAGCTCGGCCACGGCGCGGTTCACCACATCGCGGGCCCCACGGGCTGGCTGTCCGCCGAGCGCCGCCTGGAAGCATGGCGGGACACCCTTCGAGCGGCGGGGGCCGAGGTCCCCGAGCCGCTCATCGGCGACTGGAGCGCGGACTCCGGGTACGCGCTGGGCCGCCGGCTGGCCGGGCTTGCCGAGGTCACGGCGGTGTTCGCCTCCAACGACCAGATGGCGCTCGGCGTGCTGCGCGCCCTGCACGAGGCCGGGCGGCACGTTCCGCACGACGTCAGCGTCGTCGGCTACGACGACATCCCCGAGGCCGCCCACATGCTGCCCCCGCTGACGACCGTGCGTACCGACTTCGCCGCGACAGGCCGACGTTCGCTCCAGCTGCTGCTCTCTCGCATCGACGGTTCGGCGGGGCCCCGGATCGATCACATCGAGCCGGTCCGGCTCGTCGTACGCCGCAGCACGGGCCCCGCGCCGCGGATGCCGTGA